Proteins encoded within one genomic window of Streptomyces sp. NBC_01237:
- a CDS encoding BTAD domain-containing putative transcriptional regulator: MLATSPVTAPPVDGVRFAVLGPVRAWRGGELLASGSPQQRALLTALLLRDGRTATASELIDAIWGEEPPQQALAALRTYASRLRKVLDPGVLISEAGGYALRIPADALDLHTARRLATEAEQARINGDLPQARALITEVLALWDGEALTSVPGPYAENQRTRLEEWRLELTETRLDLNLESGFHAEAISELTALTAAHPLRERLRGLLMIALYRSGRQAEALAVYADTRRLLADELGVDPRPELAQLQQRILQADEELARPAGQQSPAEETPWPPPPAVPHQLPTSVHDFTGRQHHLLEITEHLLRADGSVMAITALGGLGGVGKTTLAVQAAHTVRTDFPDGQLYVDLQGAGFRAAAAEAVLGSFLRALGTADSAIPDTLDERAALYRSSLEGRRVLVLLDNARDAAQIRPLLPGTAGCAALVTSRVRMVDLAGAHLVDLDVMSPEEALQLFTRIVGTERVGAEREAALDVVAACGFLPLAIRIAASRLAARRTWTVSVLAAKLADERRRLDELQAGDLAVKATFELGYGQLEPAQAHAFRLLGLADGPDISLAAAAALLNLEPHTAEDLLEDLVGTSFLDSAAPGRYRFHDLVRLYARACAERDEQPPQEREKALSRLLDFHLATAAGVYALEHPGDRLVDHLEPTEHGGLVFGGRREAIDWLYSEATALLASVRQSAGPSLRRAVDTLWATQDLADSGAASRQYEAVATSLWEEAARRSDPRAEGRAALVVARSHMNAGRFTQADDAAARALLMAESCQDALAICWSQNSRGTIALYQNRHEQAERHLTAALAGFQAVGDRPGEASVLCNLSRARLAAGEVSSALTLAEEGMAVYDGLDMSLRGANARYALGLALTAAQRFDEAIASFREAHLRFADSRQRLWEGMSLFRIAEAELAAHHPAAALDLAERALAVLSGIGGDWRRGNVLTVLGRALQAVGQVDRARACWQEALDLFEELGSPEARQVSELIEGRMSSSLPNTT, encoded by the coding sequence GTGCTCGCGACGTCACCGGTCACGGCACCACCGGTGGACGGGGTGCGGTTCGCCGTGCTCGGGCCCGTACGCGCCTGGCGCGGTGGCGAGCTGCTGGCCTCCGGTTCACCGCAGCAGCGGGCCCTGCTGACCGCGCTGCTCCTGCGCGACGGGCGGACGGCCACCGCGTCCGAACTCATCGACGCGATCTGGGGCGAGGAGCCGCCCCAGCAGGCGCTGGCCGCGCTACGGACGTACGCTTCCCGGCTGCGCAAAGTCCTGGACCCCGGTGTCCTGATCTCCGAAGCCGGAGGTTACGCCCTCCGTATCCCCGCCGACGCATTGGATCTCCACACCGCCCGGCGGTTGGCCACCGAGGCCGAGCAGGCCCGGATCAACGGCGATCTCCCTCAGGCCCGCGCCCTGATCACCGAGGTGCTGGCCCTGTGGGACGGCGAGGCGCTCACCTCCGTGCCCGGTCCGTACGCGGAGAACCAGCGCACCCGGCTGGAGGAATGGCGCCTCGAACTCACCGAGACGCGGCTCGACCTGAACCTGGAATCCGGTTTCCACGCGGAGGCGATTTCCGAGCTGACCGCGCTCACCGCCGCACACCCGCTGCGGGAGCGGCTGCGCGGACTGCTGATGATCGCCCTATACCGCAGCGGACGCCAGGCCGAGGCCCTCGCGGTGTACGCGGACACCCGCCGGCTGCTCGCCGATGAACTGGGCGTCGACCCGCGCCCCGAGCTGGCCCAGCTCCAGCAGCGCATCCTCCAGGCCGACGAGGAGCTGGCCCGCCCGGCCGGGCAGCAGTCCCCGGCCGAGGAGACCCCCTGGCCGCCTCCCCCGGCCGTTCCTCACCAACTCCCGACTTCCGTTCATGACTTCACGGGCCGTCAGCACCATCTTCTGGAGATCACCGAGCATCTGCTCCGGGCCGACGGTTCGGTCATGGCCATCACCGCGCTGGGAGGCCTGGGAGGCGTCGGCAAGACGACTCTCGCCGTCCAGGCCGCCCATACGGTCCGGACCGACTTCCCGGACGGCCAGTTGTACGTCGACCTCCAGGGCGCCGGATTCCGTGCGGCGGCGGCCGAGGCGGTGCTCGGCTCGTTCCTGCGCGCACTCGGCACCGCCGACTCCGCGATCCCGGACACCCTGGACGAGCGGGCCGCCCTGTACCGCTCCTCACTGGAGGGCCGCCGCGTCCTGGTCCTCCTGGACAACGCCCGTGACGCGGCGCAGATCCGCCCGCTGCTCCCCGGCACGGCGGGCTGCGCGGCGCTGGTCACCAGCCGGGTCCGGATGGTCGATCTGGCCGGTGCGCACCTGGTGGACCTCGATGTGATGTCCCCCGAGGAGGCCCTCCAGCTCTTCACCCGGATCGTCGGCACGGAGCGGGTCGGCGCGGAGCGCGAAGCGGCCCTGGACGTGGTGGCCGCCTGCGGCTTCCTGCCGCTGGCCATCCGCATCGCCGCCTCCCGGCTGGCCGCCCGCCGCACCTGGACGGTCTCCGTCCTCGCCGCCAAACTCGCCGACGAGCGCCGCCGCCTGGACGAACTCCAGGCCGGCGACCTCGCCGTCAAGGCGACCTTCGAGCTGGGCTACGGCCAGCTGGAGCCCGCCCAGGCCCACGCCTTCCGCCTCCTCGGCCTCGCCGACGGCCCGGACATCTCGCTGGCCGCCGCCGCCGCCCTGCTCAACCTGGAGCCGCACACGGCGGAGGACCTGCTGGAAGACCTGGTCGGTACCAGTTTCCTCGACTCGGCGGCACCGGGACGCTACCGCTTCCACGACCTCGTACGCCTCTACGCGCGCGCCTGCGCGGAGCGCGACGAACAGCCGCCGCAGGAGAGGGAGAAGGCGCTGTCACGGCTGCTGGACTTCCACCTCGCCACGGCGGCCGGGGTCTACGCGCTGGAGCACCCCGGAGACCGGCTGGTCGACCATCTGGAGCCCACGGAGCACGGAGGCCTGGTCTTCGGCGGCCGACGCGAGGCGATCGACTGGCTGTACTCGGAGGCGACCGCTCTGCTCGCCTCCGTCCGCCAGTCCGCGGGCCCGTCGCTGCGGCGCGCCGTGGACACGTTGTGGGCCACCCAGGATCTGGCGGACTCGGGCGCCGCTTCACGGCAGTACGAGGCGGTCGCCACGTCCCTGTGGGAAGAGGCGGCGCGGCGGAGCGACCCCAGGGCCGAGGGGCGGGCCGCGCTGGTCGTGGCCAGGAGCCATATGAACGCGGGCAGGTTCACGCAGGCCGACGACGCGGCCGCCCGCGCGCTCCTGATGGCGGAGAGCTGCCAGGACGCCCTGGCGATCTGCTGGTCGCAGAACAGCCGGGGCACGATTGCTCTCTACCAGAACCGCCATGAGCAGGCCGAGCGTCATCTGACGGCTGCCCTGGCGGGTTTCCAGGCCGTCGGTGACCGGCCCGGCGAGGCGAGCGTCCTGTGCAATCTGTCCCGTGCCCGGCTCGCCGCCGGTGAGGTCTCCTCGGCCCTGACACTCGCGGAGGAGGGGATGGCCGTCTACGACGGCCTCGACATGTCCCTGCGTGGCGCCAACGCGCGCTACGCGCTCGGACTCGCGCTCACGGCCGCCCAGCGGTTCGACGAGGCCATCGCGTCGTTCCGCGAGGCCCATCTGCGGTTCGCCGACAGCCGCCAGCGCCTCTGGGAGGGCATGAGCCTCTTCAGGATCGCCGAGGCCGAACTCGCCGCGCACCATCCGGCAGCGGCCCTGGACCTGGCCGAGCGGGCCCTGGCCGTACTGAGCGGCATCGGCGGGGACTGGCGGAGGGGCAACGTGCTGACGGTCCTGGGGCGAGCGCTCCAGGCCGTGGGCCAGGTGGACCGTGCGCGGGCGTGCTGGCAGGAGGCGCTGGACCTCTTCGAGGAACTCGGTTCACCCGAGGCCCGGCAGGTGAGCGAACTGATCGAGGGCCGGATGTCCTCCTCCCTGCCGAACACCACGTAG